In Myxococcales bacterium, the DNA window ACAACGTCGTGCTCATCGGGGACGCCGCGCACACCGCGCACTTTGCGATCGGCTCCGGCACGAAGCTCGCCATGGAGGACGCGATCGCCCTCTCTCGTGTGCTCACGCGCGAGTCGGGCACCATCCCCGAGCGGCTCGCGCGCTACCAAGCCGAGCGCGAGGTCGAGGCGCTCAAGCTCCAGAGCGCGGCGCGGAACCGCATGACCTGGTTCGAGGACATCGAGCGCTACACCGGCCTCGAGCCCGAGCAGTTCGTGTTCTCCTTGCTGACGGGGAGCCAGCGCATCGGCCACGAGAACCTGAAGGTCCGCGATCCGGCCTACGTCCAAGGGGTCGACCGCTACTTCGCGAAGAAGGCCGGCCTCTCGGGCGACAAGCCCGTGCCGCCCATGTTCACGCCGTACACCTTGCGCAACGTGACGCTCGAGAACCGCGTCGTCATGTCGCCCATGTGCATGTACTCTGCAAAAGACGGAGTGCCGGACGACTTCCACCTCGTCCACTACGGGAGCCGCGCGCTCGGCGGGGTGGGGCTCATCGTCACGGAGATGACCGGCGTCGCCCCCGAAGGGCGCATCACGCCGGGCTGCACGGGCCTGTGGAACGACGAGCAGGTCGCCGCCTGGAAGCGCATCGTCGCGTTCGTCCACGCCCAGGGGAAGACCAAGATCGCCATCCAGCTCGGTCACGCCGGGCCCAAGGGCTCGACGAAGGTCCCCTGGGAGGGCGTCGACGTGCCGGTCACGGAGGGGGGCTGGGAGCTCCTCGCGCCGTCGGCCATCCCGTACTGGAAGGGCGTCTCTCACGCGCCCCGCGCGATGACCCGCGCCGACATGGACGCCGTGAAGGCCCAGTTCGTCGCCGCCACGAAGCGCGCGATCGTGTGCGGCTTCGACGTCTTGGAGCTCCACTGCGCGCACGGGTACCTGCTCTCGGCGTTCATCTCGCCGCTCACGAACGTCCGCGAGGACGAGTACGGCGGCTCGCTCGAGAACCGCTGCCGCTTCCCACTCGAGGTGTTCCGCGCGATGCGCGAGGCGTGGGGTGACAGGCCGATGTCGGTGCGCCTCTCCGCCCACGATTGGGTCCCCGGAGGCATCGACCCGGGCGCCGCGGCGGACGTGGCCCGCCTCTTCAAAGAGGCCTCGGCCGACATCGTGCACGTCTCTTCGGGGCAGGTGAGCAAAGAGGAGCAGCCCGTGTACGGGCGCATGTTCCAGGTGCCGTTCTCGGACAAAATTCGCAATGAAATCAACGTTCCAACGATCGCCGTCGGCAACATCACCGAGCTCGACCACGTGAACACGATCGTGGCCGCGGGGCGCGCCGATCTCTGCGCCCTCGCGCGCCCGCACCTCGCCGATCCGTTCTTCACGGTGCACGCGGCGGCCGAGCAGGGGCACGGCGTCCCCTGGCCCAAGCCCTACGAGGCGGGCAGGCTCCAGCTCGAGCGCTCGATCAAGAAGGCCCAGACCCCGATCGGCGAGGCCTGAGCCGGGTGCGGGAGGCGCCGCTCCCGGGGGACTCGATCATCCTTCGGAGAAGAAGGCGACGAGCTCGTCGTTCACTTTGGCCGGGGCCTCGTGCTGGATCCAGTGCGTGGCCTCGGGCACGAAGACGACCTTGGCGTTCGGCACGAGGTCGGCCTTCGGGGTGGCGAGCTCACGTCCGAGGTGCGGATCCTGCTCCCCCCAGAGGACGAGCACAGGGGCCTCGACCTTCGTGATCGGCACGGCGGTGCCCGGTCGGAACATCGCGCGGTACCACGCGACGCCTCCCTCGACGGCCCGTGGCTGCCTCCACGCGGTGACGTAGCGGGCGATGTCGTCTCGTGTGAAGGCCTCGGCGTTGGCGGCGCCCTCGAACGACTTTCGCATGATCGCGTAGTCGTCGAGCCGGAGCACGGCCTCGGGGAGGAGCGGCACCTGAAAGAAGAACATGTACCAGCTCTTCGCGAGCTGCTCGAAGCTGCGGAGCCCCGAGATCATGCGCTCCGGGTGTGGCCCGTTCAGGATCGCGAGCTTCCGGAGCATGCCGGGGTGTCGCATCGCGAAGGCCCACGCGACCCCGGCGCCCCAGTCGTGCCCGACGACGAACGCGCGCTCCTCACCGCGATCACGGACGAGCGCCGCGATGTCGTCGACGAGGCGCTTCATGCCGTACGCGCGCACGTCCTCGGGTTTGTCGGACAGGTTGTAGCCGCGCTGGTCGGGCACGACGACACGAAATCCCGCGGCGACGAGCGCGCCGATCTGCTTCCGCCACGCGTACCAGAGCTCGGGGAAGCCATGCAGGAGCACGACGAGCGGCCCGTGCCCGGCCTCGACGTAGTGGAGCTTCACGCCGGGCTCGACCTCGGCGTAGGCGTGGGTGAGGGAGCTCTCGTCGAGGGCGAAGGAGGCGGGGCTCATGCGTCGGGCACGGTAGGGCTGCCCGCGCGCGACGTAAAGGTGCTCCTCGCGCGAGCGAACTGGTCTATTTCCACCGCATGTACGCGATCGCGATCCTCCGCTACCGAAAGCCGCTCGACGAAGTTTTGAAGGTGGTCGACGAGCACCGCGCCTACCTCGCGACTCTCAAGGAGAAGGGTATCTTGCTCGCGTCGGGCCCGCTCGATCCGCGGAGCGGTGGGGCGCTCTTGCTGCGCACCCCCGAGGGGGCCGACGTGCACGCCGTGCTCGACGCCGTCCGCGACGACGATCCGTTCACCAAGAAGGGCGTCGCGCAGTACGAGCTCTTGCCGTGGGCGCCGGTGCTCGGTGTCGAGGGCCTCGATCGGCTCTGAGCCGAGCTCTTCCTTTTGGCTTCGTTCTCCCTGCGGCATCGGTCCGTTTCGTGGGGCGTAGCCTCGCGCGCTCGGGGAGAGGTGGCTAAGGTGCCCGCCATGGCAACCGCGACGTTCCCCGAGATCTTCACCGAAGCCCGTACCTACCCGCGGTTTCGCGCCGAGCCCGTCTCCGACGAGCTGCTTCGTGCGGTGTGGGACGCGTCCCGCTTCGGGCCCACCGCGATGAACTCGGGGCCCTTGCGGGTCGCGTTCGTGAGGAGCCCCGACGCCAAAGAGAGGCTCGTCGCCTGCGCCGCTGCGGGCAACGTCGACAAGATCAAGAGCGCGCCCGTGACGGCCATCTTGGCCTTCGACACCGACTTCCACGAGAAGCTTCCGAAGCTCTATCCGCACGCGGGGGCCGCGCTCGAGCGGTTCCGCGCGCAGACCGTCGAGGAGCGCTCGGGCGTCGCGAAATCGAACGCGTGGCTCGGCGCGGCGTACTTCATCGTCGCCGCGCGGGGGTACGGGCTCGACTGCGGGCCGATGGGAGGCTTCGACGCGACCAAGGTCGACGCGGCCTTCTTCGCGGGCAAGACGCTTCGTTCGTTCCTCTTGGTCAACCTCGGGTACGGCGATCCTGCGAGCCTCCACCCGCGCAACGAGCGCCTCTCGTTCGACGAGGCGTGCGAGCTCGTGTGACGTTCGACGTTCCGCCGAAGTGACCCGACAGGTAAGAGCGTGTGCGCTCCTTACGAGGACGGCGCAGCACCCAGGAGGTCGAAGAACCCGGCGCTCGCCGTGAGAGAGCGCGCGCGGGCCGAGCCGAGCCAAGCGACGAACGCCGCGGCCTCGTCGGGCGCGTCGAGCGTCCCGTAGACGAAGAGCGGGCGGGCGAGCGGATACCTCCCGGAGATGGCGTCCTCGGCGGTCGGTGTGACAACTTCGCCGCGCGCGTTCACGAGCGGGAGCACACGCGCTCGTTTGGCGCGCGCCACGCCCGCGAACCCGATGCCGGCCCGGTCGCGTGAGACGGCGTGCACCACCGCCGACGTCCCCGGGAGGCTCTGGACCTCGGCGGCGAAGTCGGCCTTCGCGAGCACGCGCTCCCTGAAGTAGGCGTACGTCCCCGAGCCATTTTCCCTGGAGTAGAGCACGATCGGGAGGTCTTCTCCGCCGACGCTCGACCAGCGCGTGACCTTCTTCCGGTACATGCGCCCGAGGGTGCTCACGTCGAGCGGGGGGCACGGGTTCTCCGGGTGGACGTAGAGCGTGATCGCGTCGAGGCCCACGCGGGTCTCGGTGACCGCGCTGCCGCGCGCCGCCTCGATGCGCGCACGTTCGGCTCGGGTCATGGGGCGGCTCGCCGTCGCGAGGTCGGCGGTCCCGTTCTCGAGCGCGGCGATCCCGGTGCCCGTGCCTCCGCCCGAGACCTCGAGGCGCACGTCGGAGCGCTGAGTTGCGTAGGCCTCGGCCCAGGCTTGTGCGAGCACGACCATCGTGTCGGAGCCGCACACGACCACGCTCTTCGTGGCTGCGCGCGACGCACGCGAGCTGCCGCAGGCGCCGAGGGCGACGGAGGCGACGAGGAGGGAGCGGCGGGTTATCACGAGTTGACCGTGGTCCGTGAAGGTCACGGTCGCGTGACGACGAGGGCACGCCTTCTCGAACGCGACACGCAGCTTTGGCGCGAACGGCAGCCTCGCGCGCGCACGGGGCTCGTGGGTCAGGTTCGGAGCGGATTTCGTGCCTTTTTCGTCGAGTTGGGCGAAAAGGCGAAAATCATGAGGTTCGGGTCGTTCGCGCGTGGGGCTTGGGTCGTCTTGGGGATCGGGGCAGCGCAGCTCATGGTCGTGGCGTGCGCCAAGAGCGCCGTGCCCGCGGTGCCCGAGGCGAAGCTCCCGGAGCCGCGCACGGTCGACGCGGACGTACCCGAGCCGCCGGACGCCGCGCTCCCGATCGACGACGACGCCGCGCCCACGGCGCCCCGCCCCGACGCCGCGCGTGTATCTGTGCAAGATGCAAGTACCGACGCGACCGTCGACGCGCCTCCGCCCCCGGTCACGGGCCCCCTCCGTGACGAGGCCGACGCGGTAGCTCGCGCTGCACGGGCCGCCGACGTCGCGCTCGACAAGGCGTACGCCGCCTTCGTGAAACGCGCTCAGGTCGCGCCATCGCACACGGGCTCGTGGGCTGCGAACGCGCGTCGCGACGTGAAGGGCTCGGTCACCGCGGGGTACGTGGTGACGTTCGACGCCCACCCTCCTGCCGGGTTCGAGTACACCGCCGTGGTGCAGGTCGGCCCCCGCGGTGAGATCGCCGTGAAGAAGGCAGAGGCGAGCTTCTCCCCGGACTGACGAGGGCGGAGCCTAGAAGAGCTCGTGGCTCACGACGCGGAGGCCGCTCGAGACCCACACGGGCAAGAGCGCATCGCCGAAGAGGCCCCCTCCCATGGTGGCGTCGAGCTGGAGGTGCTCGTTGAAGATGACCCGGAGCCCTGCCTGGCAGGCGCCGCTCGCGCCCTGCACGTAAGGATCGCCGGAGAAGAGCTCGCCGATGAGGTGAATGTCGTACACCGTCTCGACCTGAGTCCCTATCCCCCAGGTGAGCTTCGCCGGGGCATAGCCGGCCGCGGCCAAGGTCGAGACGCCGACGTTCGCGTGGATCAAGAAGTCGTCTTCTTTGATGAATGCCTGGGTGACCGCCAAGTAGGAAAATCCGCTGAACCCAGGGGACTCGAAGCCCCCGCGCCCGGCGGGCGTGATGCCTCCGACGACGATCGCGAACACGGGGGGCTTATTGGGCACCGACTCGTGAAGCAGGAACTTCCCTTGGGCGACGGGCCCGCCGAAGGCGAACGATGGTGCTCCGCTGTCGCCCAGCCCCGACAGCCCATAGACCCCGCCGAGCGTCACCTCGAGCCAGTCGGTCGGGCCTACTGCGGGCAAAATCCAGTGTTGGAGGCTCTTCGCGTCGCGCCGCCACCAGGTCTCGAGCTGCACGTGCCCTTTGCCGACCACGTGCGCGTCGTCGGTGATGAAGGGCCGGATCGCGTGGGCCGTGCCGGGCAACGCGACACCAGCAGCCGTGAGCCCGGCGACGATCATGGCGGTGCGGAGACGCATCGAGCTACGCACCGTATTCGACCTCCCGAGCCCTCGAGAAGGCGAAATACACGGGCGACGGCTTGCGAGATCGAAAGGTGCCGGTAGCCTGGGTCGCCATGGCCAAGACCGACTTCGCCTCGATCGACGCGTACCTCGCCACGCTCCCCGAGGCCGCCCGCGCCGTGCTCGAGGAGGTGCGCGCCGTGCTCACGAAGGCCATCCCCGGGGCCGAAGAGGCGATCTCGTACCAAATCCCGACGCTGCGGCTCGGCGGCAAGAACGTGCTGCATTTTGCCGCGTGGAAAGCCCACTACGCGCTCTACCCGGCGTCGGCCCGCGTGGTGGCCGAGCTCGGCGAAGCGCTCGCCCCGTACGACGTCTCGAAAGGGACGATAAAGCTCCCGTACACGTTGGTCCCTCGGGCCCTCTTGGCCAAGGTCGCCAAGGTCCGCGCCGCCGAGCATAGGGAGAGCGTGGCGTCGGCGGGCAAGGTGCGGGGTGTGGCCAAAGCGACTGACGCGGGCAAGGCCGAGGGCCCCAAGAAGCCCACGACCGCGAAGAAGCCCGTCACCAAGCAGCGCGCGCGTCGCGGCTGAGGGGCTTTGGGCCTCGAACGCGCTCGCGAGGCTTGACCCTGGAGTGGGCTCCAGGGTGCATACTCGAGGCATGGTCGAGCCCGCAGGATCGATGAGCATCGGAGAGCTCGCGCGGAGAGCGGGCGTCGCCGTCGATACGCTGCGCTACTACGAGCGTCTGGGGCTGCTCGAGCCCGCGGGCCGCACGAAGACCGGATACCGGCGCTTCGGCCCCGAGGCCGAGGAGCGCCTCGGGTTCATCGGTCGCGCGAAATCGCTCGGGTTCACGCTGGCCGACGTGGCCGAGCTCTTGAGGCTCCGCGCGCGGCCCGGGGCGCCGTGCGCGGCCGTGCGCGAGAAGGCTCGGGAGCAGCTCGCGGTGGTCGACCAGAAGCTCGCGGAGCTCTCGCGCCTGCGCGCCGCGGTCGCGGCCCTCGTGGGGGCCTGCCAAGGCGACCGGGCCGTCGAGCGATGCTCGATCCTCGAGGCCCTCGCCCGCCCGACCCTCGAGCCACGCGGGGCCGAACCCGCAGGGACCATCGTTCACGAAGGAGAATCATCATGGGAGACTGTACGAGCACCGGTGAAATCAACGGCCACCTCGCGTGTGTCGCGGCGTGCGAGGCGTGCATCGAAGAGTGTCTGAACGAGGCGACGCCGGCCCACGTCGCGTGCATTCGCGCGTGCCGTGACTGCATCGACGCGTGCCTCCTCGCCGCTCGCTACGAGGCGCGCAAGAGCCCGCTCGCCGACGAGGCCCGTGCACTCTGCAAAAAAGCCTGCGAGGCCTGCGCGAAGGCCTGCGAGGCGGCCGGCTGCGGCGACTGCGCGAAGACCTGCCGCACATGTGCGTCCGGGTGCGCCTGAACGCTCACCCGGCTCACGAGCGTTCGGTGTGGTGCACGCCGGCCGCGCGCGCGAAGCCTTCGTCGGGGACGCGGAGCGCTTGAGAAAAGCGCGACCAATAGTGCACGCTCGCGAGCGTGGCGGCCAGGACGACCACGTCGTGGTCGTCGAGCTCGTTCTTCACGCGTCGGACGACGTCGTTCGTGAGGTGGCCTCCGGGGCGCGACGCGTCTCGGACGTAGGTCGCCACGGCGGCACCTCGCGGCCCGAGCACGGCGGCGAAGGCGCCCTCGTCGAGGGAGAGGAGCGCCTCGAGCTCGCGGTCCGAGAGCCCTACACGCGGCGCCACCGCGACGTTCATGTCGACGCAGAACGGGCACCCCGCCGAGCGCGCGGCCACGATGCGCGTGATGGCGAGGAGGCGCTCCCCGTCGGCCGCGTGCAGGTCGCGTTTTCCGGGGGCGAACGCCTCGAGGATGGCCGCGGCGAACGCGCTCTTCGAGGCGTGCGCGAGGAGGCGCGCGGGCAACGGCACGTGCCCGACGATGCGCGCGATGAGGCGAAAAATAGGCACGAACGCGAGGGGTGTGCGCGCCGGGGGCTCGACGATCGGGCCTTCGTTCATGCCGGCCTCGTAGCAGGGCGCGGCACGAGGCTTCAACCCTCGTGGTCGCCGGCTACGGTGGTGCGAGGTCGGAGACGAGCGCGTCGAGGTCGGCGTCGAGGCGCGCGTCGAGCTGATGGTTGGCCCCCGGGTAGGCGTGGAGTCGCAGATCGAGGGCGGCCTCACCTCGGGCGCGGGCCTTCGTGTTCCGATCGACGAGGCTCCTCACCGCGTCGATCGGCGCGTTGCGATCGCGCTCTCCATGAAAGAGCTCGATACGTTCACCCGGGCTTCGCGCGGCGAGCCTGTCGAGCACGTCGGTCGTGGGCTCGTGCGCCATGGGGTGCTCGAGGTACCGCCACGGCATGCCGAGCAGCACGAGGTAGTCGTCGTCGTGCGACGCGAGCGCCTTGCGAAACGCCTCGATCTCGAAGGGCAGAAAGACCCCGAGCTGCCGCTCCGCCCCGGTCGCGACGGCCTCGAGGGGGAGGCCCGACAGCACGCTCGCGGAGAGGCGCCTTGGCCACGAGGCCTCGCTGGAGCGGGCCGACGCGAGCGCCCTCACCCACACCTGCGCACCTTCACTGTGCCCATGCGCGAAGACGCGTGCCCTCGGCGCGACGTGCGGTCGCTCGAAGACGGCCTCGAGCGCGCGGCTCGTGCACGTCACCAGATCGCCCAGGGTGTGGCGATCGAACGCGCCTCGATCGACCGTCGTGAGCCCCTCGGAGGTCGTCCCGACGCCGGGTTTGTCGAGGCTCAGGATCGCGAAGCGGCCGTCGTGCGCGGCGGCGCGTGCGAGGCCGTCGAGGTCGCCGTGGGCCGTGGTGTAGATGCCCGTGCCGTTCTCGAAGAGCGCGATCCGTT includes these proteins:
- a CDS encoding heavy metal-responsive transcriptional regulator translates to MVEPAGSMSIGELARRAGVAVDTLRYYERLGLLEPAGRTKTGYRRFGPEAEERLGFIGRAKSLGFTLADVAELLRLRARPGAPCAAVREKAREQLAVVDQKLAELSRLRAAVAALVGACQGDRAVERCSILEALARPTLEPRGAEPAGTIVHEGESSWETVRAPVKSTATSRVSRRARRASKSV
- a CDS encoding bifunctional salicylyl-CoA 5-hydroxylase/oxidoreductase; the encoded protein is MRIVCLGGGPAGLYFSILMKKADPSCHVKVVERNRPDDTFGWGVVFSDKTMDGFREADPQVVEEIERAFRHWDDIDVHYKGTLTRSSGHGFCGISRMKLLQILQARATELGVELAFEENVDDPDTYAKEYDLVVGSDGVHSVTRQKHEAHYNPRIDVRKCRFIWLGTKKKLDAFTFAFEETEHGWFNLHAYRFDDDWSTFIVETPEETWKKAGLDAMEASESVAYCEKLFGKLLDGERLVSNAKHLRGSAVWLKFNRVLCERWFKDNVVLIGDAAHTAHFAIGSGTKLAMEDAIALSRVLTRESGTIPERLARYQAEREVEALKLQSAARNRMTWFEDIERYTGLEPEQFVFSLLTGSQRIGHENLKVRDPAYVQGVDRYFAKKAGLSGDKPVPPMFTPYTLRNVTLENRVVMSPMCMYSAKDGVPDDFHLVHYGSRALGGVGLIVTEMTGVAPEGRITPGCTGLWNDEQVAAWKRIVAFVHAQGKTKIAIQLGHAGPKGSTKVPWEGVDVPVTEGGWELLAPSAIPYWKGVSHAPRAMTRADMDAVKAQFVAATKRAIVCGFDVLELHCAHGYLLSAFISPLTNVREDEYGGSLENRCRFPLEVFRAMREAWGDRPMSVRLSAHDWVPGGIDPGAAADVARLFKEASADIVHVSSGQVSKEEQPVYGRMFQVPFSDKIRNEINVPTIAVGNITELDHVNTIVAAGRADLCALARPHLADPFFTVHAAAEQGHGVPWPKPYEAGRLQLERSIKKAQTPIGEA
- a CDS encoding phosphate ABC transporter substrate-binding protein, with product MITRRSLLVASVALGACGSSRASRAATKSVVVCGSDTMVVLAQAWAEAYATQRSDVRLEVSGGGTGTGIAALENGTADLATASRPMTRAERARIEAARGSAVTETRVGLDAITLYVHPENPCPPLDVSTLGRMYRKKVTRWSSVGGEDLPIVLYSRENGSGTYAYFRERVLAKADFAAEVQSLPGTSAVVHAVSRDRAGIGFAGVARAKRARVLPLVNARGEVVTPTAEDAISGRYPLARPLFVYGTLDAPDEAAAFVAWLGSARARSLTASAGFFDLLGAAPSS
- a CDS encoding DUF1801 domain-containing protein codes for the protein MAKTDFASIDAYLATLPEAARAVLEEVRAVLTKAIPGAEEAISYQIPTLRLGGKNVLHFAAWKAHYALYPASARVVAELGEALAPYDVSKGTIKLPYTLVPRALLAKVAKVRAAEHRESVASAGKVRGVAKATDAGKAEGPKKPTTAKKPVTKQRARRG
- a CDS encoding malonic semialdehyde reductase, which gives rise to MATATFPEIFTEARTYPRFRAEPVSDELLRAVWDASRFGPTAMNSGPLRVAFVRSPDAKERLVACAAAGNVDKIKSAPVTAILAFDTDFHEKLPKLYPHAGAALERFRAQTVEERSGVAKSNAWLGAAYFIVAARGYGLDCGPMGGFDATKVDAAFFAGKTLRSFLLVNLGYGDPASLHPRNERLSFDEACELV
- a CDS encoding alpha/beta hydrolase; its protein translation is MSPASFALDESSLTHAYAEVEPGVKLHYVEAGHGPLVVLLHGFPELWYAWRKQIGALVAAGFRVVVPDQRGYNLSDKPEDVRAYGMKRLVDDIAALVRDRGEERAFVVGHDWGAGVAWAFAMRHPGMLRKLAILNGPHPERMISGLRSFEQLAKSWYMFFFQVPLLPEAVLRLDDYAIMRKSFEGAANAEAFTRDDIARYVTAWRQPRAVEGGVAWYRAMFRPGTAVPITKVEAPVLVLWGEQDPHLGRELATPKADLVPNAKVVFVPEATHWIQHEAPAKVNDELVAFFSEG
- a CDS encoding four-helix bundle copper-binding protein encodes the protein MGDCTSTGEINGHLACVAACEACIEECLNEATPAHVACIRACRDCIDACLLAARYEARKSPLADEARALCKKACEACAKACEAAGCGDCAKTCRTCASGCA